Proteins co-encoded in one Chroicocephalus ridibundus chromosome 6, bChrRid1.1, whole genome shotgun sequence genomic window:
- the LOC134517270 gene encoding serine palmitoyltransferase small subunit B-like, with protein sequence MDIKSMKNYLYWLYCQFELITCSYLMEPWEKLLFYTFNITMLVMVLYTAYIFVSVHISTAFQFFLHLFGNQHENTVSVVK encoded by the coding sequence ATGGATATTAAGAGCATGAAGAACTATCTCTATTGGCTGTACTGCCAGTTTGAACTAATCACCTGCAGCTACCTCATGGAGCCCTGGGAAAAACTGCTCTTCTACACTTTCAACATTACGATGTTAGTTATGGTATTATACACCGCTTACATCTTTGTCTCTGTCCACATTAGCACGGCTTTCCAATTCTTCTTGCACTTATTTGGAAACCAacatgaaaatactgtttctgtcGTGAAGTAA